GGATAGAGCCGTGCTCGTCAGAGTGTTCCAGCGGCAGTTCGCCGTTTAATGCCTTAACCATAGGACGTAAAAGTTGAGAGTTTACAGGGTGAACTAAGGGATGGGATCGAGGCACGCGCCCCGGCAACAACACTAGTCCTAGATGATTTAAAAAAAACATCCACTATATCTAGTAATTCAGGCCATCTAGAAGCTTTCCTAAGCCCCGTGAGAAAAATCACTTTTCGGGGACTAAAGCACCCTTGACAGTGAACACAATTTCAATATACATATGTACATCGACTGACGCCTGCCATGAAAGACCTGACCACCCGCCAACACGAGATCCTTGGGTTCATCCAGCTGCACTTCCGGCAGGAGAACTTCTGGCCCAGCATTCGCGAGATCCAGACGCACTTCGGCTTTCGCAGCACCAACGCCGTCATGGGCCATCTGCGCGCCCTCGAGCGCAAGGGCTACATCAGCCGCGTGGCCGGTCAGGCGCGGGCCTTCCGAGTCACCTATGACGACGGCGAGACTTTTCCCGAGAACTCCACCGAGGTCATCGACATCCCCATCTACGGCCACATCGCCGCGGGCTACCCTGATGGCGTGGAAACCGGAGGTGAGATTGGCCGCCTCCAGATCGACGTGGACACAGCCGGCGTCCGCCGCAACCGCCGTGCCTTCGCCCTCAAAGTCCGGGGCGAGAGCATGATCGGCGCGGGCATCTTCGATGGGGACATCGTCATCGTCGAGCCCGGTCTCCCGAAAAACGGCGACATCGTAGCCGCACTCATCGACGGCGAGACCACCCTCAAACGCTTTATGCAAAAGCCCGGCCACCCGCCCTACCTGAAGGCGGAAAACCCGGACTACCCCCAGCTCCACCCGGTCTCCGAGCTGGTCATCCAGGGCCTGGCCAAGGCCGTCGTCCGCAGCCTGTAGATAAGATCAAAGACACTACCGATAAGCATTCAGGTAGCGTAATGCTCACTTGAGAAGGAGCCCACTCACATCCAGTCTCCTGCGATGCCACCAGAATAGAGCGCTCAGGAAGCTCCTTCAGCATGGGACGAGGACTCATATGGTGGGAACCGTACCACCATCAATGATATAATCGGCACCGTGGATCGACGCGGCACGAGACGAAGCAAGAAACGCAACTAACTCCGCGACCTCCTGCGGCCAGGCTGGTCGGCCAATCGGAATGCCTCCCAACGATTTGAGAATCTCCTGCCGCGCAGTCTCCTCATCTGTAGAATTGTGATTGGCCAAGCGGTGCACCATGGCTTGCGCGGCCTCGGTATAGATCCAGCCAGGAGAAACGGACGTGACTCTAACGCCCTTGGGGCCAACTTCCTTAGACAACGCCTTGCTATAAGTCGTTAGCGCTGCCTTGGCCGCGGCATATGCGGTGGTAGATTCCGGAAGGGGTAATTGCCGCTGAATCGATGATATGTGGATCACGACTCCCGTCCCACGCTTCACCATACTTGGGACGATTGCCTTGTCGATGCGTACCGCAGCCAGGAGGTTCAAGTTTAATTCTGCGGCCCACACCTCTTCACTGAGGGCCGCGAAACCTCCACCCTGCGCACTCGAACCGCCAAGATTGTGGATAACGATATCGGGCACACCAAATACGTCCAGTAACACGGTAGTGAGTTTGCTGGCTCCTTCTGCGGTAGACAAATCACCCGGAATAAAACGTGCAGGCAAGTCAGACTCGCGAGGAGCATGGCGGGCACTGGTAGCGACCGAGGCGCCTCCCGCTGCGAATCGACGAACCATTGCCTCACCGGCACCTTTGGTCCCTCCGGTAACGAATACGCGCTGGCCAAGAAAGTCATCCGGGCAAACCGGGAAATTTGGGTGTTCAGTTTTCATTGTATGTGAAGTTTTGAGATTCTTCCCCCCTGAAGGCGGAGGTCATAGTTAAGCTCGACGGGGCTACCCGGGAAATTACCCGTTACACAGACGACCATCTCGACCGTATCGGCTAGCGTCTTGGCGCTCGTCACCACTACATACGGTCGATACTTATGACTGGTTTCTGCAACCCAGTCTCCAATAGCAGCAGGGCCGACATAGTCCCTCTGCTCGTCGCGAACGACGGCGTCGTCTGTGAAGCAAGAAGCCGCGCCTACAGCGTCAAAACGATTAGCGGCTTCAAGGTAATTTGATACAATGATCGGAAGTGCAATTGTGTCATTCATGTTCATCACGTTGGTGTGGCTAGCATGATACCGTAAGACCCGCACAGCGTCCAATGCCGTGTTTTTGGGCTCGCTAATACTTTTAGTATGAGCAAGCGTGTCAGGGTGGAACTTCGGCACCTCCGCTATTTCGTTACCGTGGCAGCTCACGGTTCATTTAATCGTGCCGCTCAGGTCCTCCACCTCACCCAACCTGCCCTCAGCCGCCAAGTGCGTGATCTCGAGGATGAGCTGGGCGTAGCGCTATTAGTCCGGGGGAAGAACGCGGTAAAACTCACCGATGCAGGCGAATGCTTCTACTCCGAAGCGAGCGATGTGATCGCCCGTGCGGAGCTGGCCGTGCAGCGAGTGCGAAACGAAACGAGTGGTGAAGTCTTGCGTGTCGGTTATTCACCGTCGGTGACCGCTGGCATCCTGCCTCGCGCGCTACAGAACTTTCAGGCGGAATACCCGAAGGTACGGATCGAGCTCACGGACGCTTCCCCCATGGACATGGTTCAGATGGCAACTGAAGGGCGACTGGATATTGCCATTGCTCTAGAGCCGGCAGTGATGGCTACACCTGGTTTTCGTTGGACTGAGTTGCGCCGCTTAACACACGTACTGGTGATGCGGGCGGATCACCCACTGACGAAATGGAAGCGTATCGCGCCTTCACGCCTCCGTGATGTTCCGCTTGTGGGGTTAGAGCCTTCAAACTTTCCAGACTACGTACCCCATATCCGAAGCATCTTGAAGCCCTATGACATCGAGCCGCATTTCGTCTCTTTGGAAACGGATGGCGTTTCGACCCTGTTCGCCAGTTTGGAGGCATTTGATGCTGCGGCAATTCTTGCCGATAGCGTGATCGACTTCATGCCGCGCTCCCTCGTGTCCCGACCATTTCACCCGAAGTTTGAGCCCCTAGTCGCTAAGATTGGGCTGTCATCAACATACCCCAAAGCGCATGCTGAGCTGTTTGCTAATCTTTTGCGCAGAGAAGCCCGACAAAACTGAGTTCAGGATCTGCAAAATGATCCAACCACAATGCATCTACAGATTTCGGCGATTGTATCCATACTTGAGTTTATTGGCCCCATGTCTTGCCCAGTTAACTGAATGATGGGACACCAGTAGGCTTATGTGATCGAAGCGCTGAAAGAGGCCTCCATTTCGTGAAACACCTTGAGCCGACGTTCGGCGAGTTTTCGGTCTTGAGTTCGCAGGGATCGACGTATTTGCTTCCCGTTTCTTTTAACACGAGTGCTGGCTGCTCACAGCTCTCCCACTCTATTTAAAAGAAATCCGGGCCTATAGCTCAGCGGTTAGAGCAGGGGACTCATAATCCCTTGGTCCTCGGTTCGAATCCGAGTGGGCCCACCATTTTAGCGAGCACTTGGCGCATCGTTTACCAGCCACCATCATCGGGATGCCTGGCGATATGGGATGACTCCGTGCGGTAACGACGGCCGGATTTAATACAAATTAAAAGGGTTTTCATCGCCGCGTTTTTGAGGCAAGATCTTGGGTGCAGGTAGTTACATTTACCCCTCGTTTTTCCAGAAAATGGCGAACCTCGTTACCCAGAAAGACATCGCGCGCCTCACCGGCCTGAGCCAACCTACCGTGAGCCTGGCCCTGCGCAATGACCCGCGTGTAAACGAGCAAACCCGCCAGCAGGTCATGCAGGCGACCCGCCAACTGGGCTACCAGAAAGACCCCATGCTCACTGCGCTGGCCTCCTACCGTGGCGACCGGCAGCAGCACACTTACCGCGGGACACTCGCCTGGCTGAATGATCCCGATGTGTACGCGCTTGAGGATTACGACGACTCGGTCTGGCACCACTACCGGGACGACGCCGAGAGGCAGGCCCTCCAGCACGGGTACAAGCTGGATGTGCTTGAGGTGGACATGCGAGCCTCGTCGCATCAGCGCGTCTCTGACATACTTTTTAACCGGGGCATTGAGGGCATCATTCTGCCTCCCCTGCGGCACGTCGGGCCAGCCCCGAAGCTGGAGTGGAGAAACTTCTGCACGGTCACGTTCTGCTGGACGGTCATGGACCCACGCTTTCACTCCGTCAGCCCAAACCATTACTACAACAGCTTCGAGCTTGCCCGTAATTTCAAAGCCTTGGGCTACCAGCGTATCGCTGCCGTGCTTCTGGTTCCGCCCGAGGATTTGGATAAAAAGCATATCCAGCTCTGGGAGCATGGGATTCAGTCGGCAGCCGCTACCCTCATTCGCCAGGAGCCGATCCCAGCGCTCAGGCTGAGTTCGACCGATGCTGATCAGGCAAAGCAGGTGCAGGGCTGGTTCCGAGCGCACCGGCCAGATGCCATCGCCGTCATGCGCGAGTGTGCCCCCTTTGTCGAAGATGCGCTGCGCCAGACAAAGATCCTCGCGCCCCGCGATGTCGGCATCGCGAACTTCGCACGCCTGCAGCAGGACGACCACTATGCCGGGATCGACGAGAACGACTCCTGCATCGCAGAGGCCGCTGTAGACGTGCTAGTGGGCGCTATCCGGCGGCGTGAGTTCGGTAGCCCGCCGGTACGCCGCATGGTGCAGATCGAGGGTTTTTGGAAAGACGGTAAAAGCCTCCAGAAACGCCGCCGCAAGTCTGGCTAGCCTCCCGGCTAACGATCAAGGTGCCCTACCCGCTTGTGGCGTTTCTAAGCCCTGGGCGCTAGCGGGATGACTGTGTTCCAGGAGTCGGTGATGGGCGCGTGGCCATGCGTACCAGCCGGGCTTTCGCCGACAGCGAAAAAGAGATGCGTGGGCTTATGGTTTTCGACCAGGAGCTGCGGCCGCTCGACGAAGTTCGGCTTTGTGCTCGTCCCATCGGTCCAGTGCAGGGTGCGGCTGTAGGCAAAGGCCGGATCGGACAGGTGCCAGTTCGCCCCATCCATCGAGGTCGCGTGAATGCCGCCGCCATATTCACGGTCGTTACGACCCTCGCAGGGCATTTCCTTGGCGATCATTTCAAAGTGACCTTCCGCGTTCTGCCAAACGTAGGGGTCCTCTACCCCGCCGGTTCCGTCTCCAAAGCTCAGGATCGGGTCCTCACTGATCCGTTCGTACGGCCCGTTAAAGTTCGGTGCCATAGCCGCTCCAAAGCGTAGCGTTTTACCGCGGGCCAGCGTGGACTTATAGATGAGCAGCACGCGTCCATCATCCATCACGCAGGGAGCCGGATTTGTCGTGATCAGGTGATCCCACTTACCGGGGCGAGGCTCTATAATCGGCTGGTCCATCCGGGTCCACGGTCCCTCCGGCGAGGGCGCTGTGGCGACTCCGATACGCTGGTTGCGGTGAGCAGTCGCCACGAGATCGGAGAAATCCTCGATCGTGTCGCCGACGACGGGGGGCTCAAAGTCGTAAGTCGTCCCCGTGTAGTAAAGCAGGTAGGTCCCCTTGTAGCGGTGGATGGTCGGGTTATGCGTCATCAGACCATCCCAGTATGCCGGACCGCGACGCGGTAGCACGACCTCCTGAAAGGTATACGGTCCTTCCGGTGTGGGCGCTGTGGCCCGCACAACCTCGGAGCTGGTGATCCAGGCCGGGTGAAAGGCAAAGGCACGTGGCCAGCGAGAGGCAAACAAATGATAGGTGCCAGCATCGTCCCGAATCGCAGACCCGCACCAAATCCAGTGATCATCCTGGCGAAAACCTGAGTCGCGAGAGGCAGGGAGCAGGTTGTAGTCAAAGCTGGAGGAGGGAGTACGGGGCAAACTCATAATCAGGCTTAATGAACAGTTCTTAAATGATAAGCCACCCAACTAGATGGATAAACCTTCAATGGTTCCCAAGTCTGCATTGAAAAAAGGCTCCGTCGAACGTATTCAATAGAAATTGAACGGGTTCAATAAGTCTTCATTTGCTCCTTCAGTTGGGTGTTTGTTTTGTCTTTTTTGTACCCGTATTTGCTTTATCTGAGAATTTTTAGTTGATGAGAAATCGCTTAATACCCTACGCGAAGGTAGCTGGCCTGTTCCTGCTGGCGGCCTTCCTATTCACGCTCATTTTATATATCTGGTCCTGGTGGATGCGTCCCGAGCTGAAGGACCACCCAAATCCGGTTGATGCTGCTGCGGTAGCTGAAGCGGAGGACCTGCGCTCGCTGGATTTTGATCCCGAGCACCCGCCGGTGGTTTCAGTCGAGGTGGACTACTCGGAAGGGCAATCTGCCGCATGGTACCCGAAGGGAGAGTCGCCGATTTTACACCAGTTGGTCGAGTCTGGGGATTTGCCGCCAGTAGCCGAGCGAGTGGGCTCTGAGCCTGCGGTGATGGAGGGGCCGGACGGGATAGGTGTTTACGGGGGTACGTGGAACCGCGTGGCGAGCTCCTCAGGTGACATGAGTGTGATCCAGAATCGCCTGGGTGCACCAACGCTGGTGCGCTGGTCGCCGATGGGCTACCCGGTCAAGCCGCACCTGGCCAAGGGCTGGAGCTCGAACGCCGACAAGACCGAGTGGACCATCTACCTGCGCAAGGGAATCCGCTGGTCGGACGGTGAGCCGTTTACCGCCAACGACATTATCTACTGGTGGGAAGACCAGAAGGACTACTCGGACACACCGCCGGTGTGGATGGTCAGCGGAGGCGAAGGCGGAGACATCGTTAAGGTGGACGATTTTACGGTGAAGTTCATCTTCAAGTACCCGTACGGGAACTTTTTGGAGACGCTGGCCTCGCCGGTGCTGCCGTACTCGCCGGAGCACTATCTGCGCCCCTACCATCCGACCTGGGGGGACCCCGAGCTGCTCGAGCAGGCACTGGCCGCACGCGGGCTCAACAGCGCACGCACGCTTTACAACAAGCTGGGCGACTACCGCAACCCGGAGCGTCCGCGAATGTGGCCGTGGATCTATCGCACCTACCAGAGCACGCCGCCGGAGTCCTTCGTCCGCAACCCCTACTACTGGGCGGTGGACCCGGAGGGCAACCAGTTGCCGTATCTGGACCGGGTGCTCTTCCATGTGCGTGCCCCCAAGTTGATCCCGGTCTCGGCCTCCTCGGGTGAGATGGGGATGCAGGCCCGCCACATCCGTTTTGCGGACTACACGCTGCTGATGGAGAACCGCAAGCGCAACCACTACCAGGTCTACCACTGGGAGCAGGCGGACCGCTCGATCTGGGCGCTGTGGCCGAACCAGAACCGGCACATCGACCCGGAGGACCCGGTGAGCGCGATGAAGGCAAAGCTGCTCAAGGATAAGCGCTTTCGGCAGGCGATGTCGGTGGCGATCGACCGGCAGACCATTATCGATGCCGTTTATAACGGCTTTGGAGAGCCCGCGCAGATTGCGCCGGGACCGACCTCCCCCTTTTACAGCGAAAAGATGCTGCACAGCTACACTCAGTACGACCCTAAGCTGGCCAACCAACTGCTGGACGAGCTGGGGCTGACCGAGCGTGACAGCGCGGGCATGCGCTGCTTCCCGGACGGCACACCGATGACCTGGTACATCGACTACACCGACTACACCGGCGAGGGCCCGGTACAGTTTGTGGTGGACAACTGGGCGCAGGTGGGCGTGCGCGCGGCCCAGCGCGAGCGTTCACGTCCGCTGTTCTGGAACGAACGTACGGGCCTGCTGCACGACTTTACGGTGTGGGCGGGCATGAGTGAGTACAACCCGAGCGTGTCGATGCGCAGCTTCGTGGCCGACAATACTTCCTCGCACTTTGCGATCCTCAACTCGATGTGGTTCATCCGCGGTGGGCTCTACGGCAAGGAAACCGCCGAGCAGGTCAACATCCCCACGCCGCAGGAAGGCGACCCCATCCTGCGGGGGCAGCAACTGCGTGAAGAGTTTATGCGCCAGCCTGACCAGGCGGGCCAGATCAAGGTGTTTGATCAGATCATGGAGCTGTCGGCCGAGCAGCTGTGGTCGATCAGTATCGCCACGCCGCCTCCCCAGCTGGTGGTGGTCAAGGATGGCTTCAAGAATGTGCCCAAGATGGCGCTCAGCGGCTACACCTACCTGACTCCCGGTAACACCGGACCGGAGACCTACTTTTTAGCGGAGCCGGACGACTCGCCCGGAGCCGTGGCGGAAATCACCGCTGCGATGACCACGATCACGCCTGCGCCGGACACACTGGCCGGGCAGCAGGCCAGCGCCGGAGACCTTGAGGTGGGCAAATGGATCCGCAATCTCTTCGTAGCACTGGCAGTGGTTGCCCTGCTACTGGTGGCCGTAAAGCATCCCTACATCGGCCGTCGCCTGCTGATCCTGATCCCGACACTGACGGTGATCTCACTGGTGATCTTTTACATCATCCAGCTG
This genomic interval from Ruficoccus sp. ZRK36 contains the following:
- the lexA gene encoding transcriptional repressor LexA produces the protein MKDLTTRQHEILGFIQLHFRQENFWPSIREIQTHFGFRSTNAVMGHLRALERKGYISRVAGQARAFRVTYDDGETFPENSTEVIDIPIYGHIAAGYPDGVETGGEIGRLQIDVDTAGVRRNRRAFALKVRGESMIGAGIFDGDIVIVEPGLPKNGDIVAALIDGETTLKRFMQKPGHPPYLKAENPDYPQLHPVSELVIQGLAKAVVRSL
- a CDS encoding SDR family oxidoreductase, whose amino-acid sequence is MKTEHPNFPVCPDDFLGQRVFVTGGTKGAGEAMVRRFAAGGASVATSARHAPRESDLPARFIPGDLSTAEGASKLTTVLLDVFGVPDIVIHNLGGSSAQGGGFAALSEEVWAAELNLNLLAAVRIDKAIVPSMVKRGTGVVIHISSIQRQLPLPESTTAYAAAKAALTTYSKALSKEVGPKGVRVTSVSPGWIYTEAAQAMVHRLANHNSTDEETARQEILKSLGGIPIGRPAWPQEVAELVAFLASSRAASIHGADYIIDGGTVPTI
- a CDS encoding LysR substrate-binding domain-containing protein, whose protein sequence is MSKRVRVELRHLRYFVTVAAHGSFNRAAQVLHLTQPALSRQVRDLEDELGVALLVRGKNAVKLTDAGECFYSEASDVIARAELAVQRVRNETSGEVLRVGYSPSVTAGILPRALQNFQAEYPKVRIELTDASPMDMVQMATEGRLDIAIALEPAVMATPGFRWTELRRLTHVLVMRADHPLTKWKRIAPSRLRDVPLVGLEPSNFPDYVPHIRSILKPYDIEPHFVSLETDGVSTLFASLEAFDAAAILADSVIDFMPRSLVSRPFHPKFEPLVAKIGLSSTYPKAHAELFANLLRREARQN
- a CDS encoding LacI family DNA-binding transcriptional regulator; protein product: MANLVTQKDIARLTGLSQPTVSLALRNDPRVNEQTRQQVMQATRQLGYQKDPMLTALASYRGDRQQHTYRGTLAWLNDPDVYALEDYDDSVWHHYRDDAERQALQHGYKLDVLEVDMRASSHQRVSDILFNRGIEGIILPPLRHVGPAPKLEWRNFCTVTFCWTVMDPRFHSVSPNHYYNSFELARNFKALGYQRIAAVLLVPPEDLDKKHIQLWEHGIQSAAATLIRQEPIPALRLSSTDADQAKQVQGWFRAHRPDAIAVMRECAPFVEDALRQTKILAPRDVGIANFARLQQDDHYAGIDENDSCIAEAAVDVLVGAIRRREFGSPPVRRMVQIEGFWKDGKSLQKRRRKSG
- a CDS encoding glycoside hydrolase family protein, which gives rise to MSLPRTPSSSFDYNLLPASRDSGFRQDDHWIWCGSAIRDDAGTYHLFASRWPRAFAFHPAWITSSEVVRATAPTPEGPYTFQEVVLPRRGPAYWDGLMTHNPTIHRYKGTYLLYYTGTTYDFEPPVVGDTIEDFSDLVATAHRNQRIGVATAPSPEGPWTRMDQPIIEPRPGKWDHLITTNPAPCVMDDGRVLLIYKSTLARGKTLRFGAAMAPNFNGPYERISEDPILSFGDGTGGVEDPYVWQNAEGHFEMIAKEMPCEGRNDREYGGGIHATSMDGANWHLSDPAFAYSRTLHWTDGTSTKPNFVERPQLLVENHKPTHLFFAVGESPAGTHGHAPITDSWNTVIPLAPRA
- a CDS encoding ABC transporter substrate-binding protein, with amino-acid sequence MRNRLIPYAKVAGLFLLAAFLFTLILYIWSWWMRPELKDHPNPVDAAAVAEAEDLRSLDFDPEHPPVVSVEVDYSEGQSAAWYPKGESPILHQLVESGDLPPVAERVGSEPAVMEGPDGIGVYGGTWNRVASSSGDMSVIQNRLGAPTLVRWSPMGYPVKPHLAKGWSSNADKTEWTIYLRKGIRWSDGEPFTANDIIYWWEDQKDYSDTPPVWMVSGGEGGDIVKVDDFTVKFIFKYPYGNFLETLASPVLPYSPEHYLRPYHPTWGDPELLEQALAARGLNSARTLYNKLGDYRNPERPRMWPWIYRTYQSTPPESFVRNPYYWAVDPEGNQLPYLDRVLFHVRAPKLIPVSASSGEMGMQARHIRFADYTLLMENRKRNHYQVYHWEQADRSIWALWPNQNRHIDPEDPVSAMKAKLLKDKRFRQAMSVAIDRQTIIDAVYNGFGEPAQIAPGPTSPFYSEKMLHSYTQYDPKLANQLLDELGLTERDSAGMRCFPDGTPMTWYIDYTDYTGEGPVQFVVDNWAQVGVRAAQRERSRPLFWNERTGLLHDFTVWAGMSEYNPSVSMRSFVADNTSSHFAILNSMWFIRGGLYGKETAEQVNIPTPQEGDPILRGQQLREEFMRQPDQAGQIKVFDQIMELSAEQLWSISIATPPPQLVVVKDGFKNVPKMALSGYTYLTPGNTGPETYFLAEPDDSPGAVAEITAAMTTITPAPDTLAGQQASAGDLEVGKWIRNLFVALAVVALLLVAVKHPYIGRRLLILIPTLTVISLVIFYIIQLPPGDYVETRILELKLTGDESAIEEVERLRESFHLDDPFISQYIRWIGLKWFVTFDQTDKGLLQGYMGRSMETQTSVNALVGDRVLLTFAVSFSTILFTWIVAIPIGIYSAVRQYSVGDYILSIIGFIGMCVPNFLLAIVLMYWSGKYLGINVTGLFSPEYAASPEWSTGKIVDLLKHIWMPVIVIGLAGTAGMIRIMRGNLLDELRKPYVTTALAKGVKPFKLLMKYPVRLALNPFVSGIGTIFPQLVSGGAIIAIVLSLPMVGPLLLQGLMTQDVYLAGSMLMVLSMLGVLGTLVSDLLLLWLDPRIRMEGGSK